In Lolium rigidum isolate FL_2022 chromosome 3, APGP_CSIRO_Lrig_0.1, whole genome shotgun sequence, the genomic window GCGGGAAAGACGGGAGGAAGTTCGTGGAGACGGTGCTCCGCGCGCACGGCATTGAGGTGGTGATCTCGGTCATGGGCGGCGCCAACATCCTCGACCAGCTCGGCCTCATCAAGGCCATCCAGGCTGCCGGCACCGTCAAGGTACGTACTTGCGCGCGCGCGAACATTTGCACAGAGTTTGCTCTTCGGCACCTAATGTTGGCGTTGCGCAGAGGTTTCTGCCGTCGGAGTTCGGGCACGACGTGGACAGGGCGCGGCCGGTTGGGGCTGGACTGGCGTTCTACGAGGAGAAGCGCCGCGTCCGGagggtggcggaggcggcgggcgtgCCGTACACCTACATCTGCTGCAACTCCATCGCCGGCTGGCCCTACTTCGACAACACGCACCCATCGGAGGTGCCGCCGCCGCTCGACCGCTTCCAGATCTACGGCGACGGCACCGTCAGAGGTACGTCGTACCGACGCCTTAGCCCTCAGATTTGTTCAATATTTTTGCGTAAAGATCCGCCATGCACAATGCAATGCTGATGATTCTACCCATAGCTTTCTTCGTGGCTGGAGCCGACATCGGTAAGTTCACGGTGAAGGCTGCTTACGACGCCCGGAGCATGAACAAGGTCGTTCACTTCCGCCCTGCCTGTAATCTCCTGAGCACCAACGAGATGGCCTGCCTGTGGGAGAGCAAGATCGGCCGGACCCTGCCGCGTGTCACGCTTAGCAAGGAGGACCTGCTCGCCATGGCTGCAGGTCTGGCTACTTTTTGCCCGAAACATCTCATGCAATGTGCTCCTGCATCATGATCACCGATCCACTGCGTATTATCAATTTGCAGAGGACATCATCCCGGCGAGCATAGTCGCGTCGCTGACGCACGACATCTTCATAAACGGCTGCCAGACAAATTACGGCATCGATGGGTTGAGGGACGTTGAGATATCCAGCCTTTACCCTGACATGCCATTCAGGACCATCGATGAGTGCTTCGACGACTACGTTCGTGCACTTGacctggaggaggaagaagctacgGAGAACAAGAAAAGCAATCCGCCCATGGTGGAGATATTGGCAGTTCATCCTATGTGTGCTTAGTTCGAGACGAGTACAACCAAGCAACATTTGCCCTCCTGTGTTTTCTTCTACATTGCACGATTGATTGAGCGGTTTTGTGTCCATTCTACTATATGTTTGCGAACATTAAAGTCATGGCAAGGGTGTAACACTTACGAGCACCACCGAGCGGGCAGGTGAATCTGCATCCTTGTTTTTCTCGAAAATTTGCACCGCTTAGTGTTAAGTCAATATATGTAAGTGCCTgatttatttcaaaattttctgaaatttagattttttttctGGCGCACTTTGAGGTCGAGGTCATGAGTACATGAGAACATTCACCTATTTACTTGTGGTCTTGTTATATTCTTTTTTACTTGGTTGGCTGATTAAATAATACTTTCTGCTACATTATCTGGTCCAATTTGTGCAAATCACATGATCTTCATTTCACAACACCATGTAAATCGACCATATGTGGCGATTTGCATGTTGTTTTCATGGATGGTAAGGATTAAACTAGCATGAGTAATCCTCTAGTTAGCATCTCTACAAAATCTGTAAATATGGTCGCCAATCCTAATTTCCTTAGATTTTGAATAAACCATAATAGTATGCAAAACAATCGACCCAACTCAAACAATCAACTAATCCAGAACAacattcaaacaaaagaaaaattattgACCACTAAATTATTGGATATATAGGTCTAACTTTCTTGAGCACTACATTCTGGATAGGTCGAGAGTCCAAGCTGTACCGATTCTAAGAGGTAAGAGAGAGCTTTCTGACAACGATAATCTCTTCTAAGCAAAATAGGTGTGCTAGAATAGCAATTTTGCATGTTTCACCAAATATTTTCTCTACTATCTACATGATTCATCTGATTGCTTTTCAATTTCGTGCAATTGAAGTGTTGTGTTACGTGCTAAATAATTGTATCGATGCCTACAACTCATACATTTAATAAGGTTATCATAATAAATCAAATGGTATTACAACGAAacccaagttaattattttattgAATGACGATAAATTATTAAATAGCAAAAAATTACAAGAGATGTCAATGTGTGGGATCAAGTCATATGACAAATGACGAAAATATAAACTTCAATTGCAGTAAGTGTGTGCAATGATATTGAGTTGTATACATATCATCTATCATTCATATTGAGAACAATATTTGGTGCgttaattttttattattttggtTTATGATTGGTTAATATTAAATTTTATCACACCCACTAACTGCTTGGATTTTTGTGTAAATGGATTCCAACATGCATCTTACTCTTACAACATCTCAGGCTAGCGTGAAAAATAAGGGATGAGAGTAAATTTGTTCCGAACGGCCATGAAGTCAAAAAAATTTGGAAGAATAACCATGATGTGTTTTTTGTCTATATTTATACTTCAATCCGAACATGGATTGAGTGTTTTTAAGTTAAACTATTTAAGAAAATATATAATATGTCAATTTATGTTCTTCCGAGCATGCAATAAAAACTAGTATTATAACTTCCATAACATCATTTGTAGTTTTATATTTATGTAATCAGTTGGTTATTGGGCCAGAATCGATCTTCTCCACATCAAAGTATTCATATAAAACTGAAATGACTAGCGTCATTTGTAGTTCTTAAACATACACTACTTTACTGAACGATAAGCGTTATTGTTAATTTTTTTCTGTGTGGATACTCAACATATTTTACTCGCACATTCTCGTGTGTGGGTTTTTTCAAGAAGATAACTTCCCAACACCTTGAGAACATAATATGGTAAATGCAAATCACCTCCTTATATGATGCAGCTCATGGCCATGTGAAGTCTGCTACTTGTGATGATCTTAGCCATGACATGTTATAAGTCCTAGAAGGTTCACTATAGATATCTACATTTAGAAAATTACATTTACATGACTAACTAGTTCTAGTATCTTATTAGACTAGATGTAGCAAATGTATTGGTATCGTAAAATTATGGTCAAGATACATATAGTACCGAAAAAGTGTTTTGTGCAGTGTAGGGCATAATTTAAAATTTAACACATGGACCAATTTCAGAGGTACAACCGTACCAGTAACATTTACATGATTGAAGTTTGTTCAGAAAAAAATAGATGGCAATCGAGATAGATGTTCCCTGATGCATACTTTATTTTCGCACCAGCTGACCaatagatatcaaaatgttcaatcCACCAGGAAACCTTCAGATTCCAGAACATTTGGATGTATGACTCAAAGACCATTTTGGGCCTCGTCCCAAGGGAAGCAGCAGCAAAAACAACAGGTTGATGTGTGATGTCGAGGGATCGTCTATGTCTCCAATGTGTGAGTGTGTAACGTGTACGCTCCCTTGTAGTTTTCCTACTAATATTGTGTCATGTTTGATTGCATAAAAAATTGGATGGGTGTACCATGTACGTAAAAACATCACAACTCGGAGTTGTGCTGTGTTAGGGGGCTTCGGTGTCTCGGTGATGAGAAACTGGCTTACCCAGATAATTGGGTAGATGGAAGTACATTTGTGCTTTTGGCGCCAGCCCTTGTGCAGAAGGTACTCAAAAGAAAGCCAAGCGAACAAAGCAGGTGGCAAAACATGATCGTCAATGCCAAGTGACATTGCTACAAACTTCCCCTACTGCAACAGTTTCCCAATGGACATCGCAAAATAAGACCTGTGGGTGGACCGCTAACGGGTAACAAGTAACTCGCTCAATCAACACTCGTGTTGCTGTGTAAATGGAGCACCTTTTCATCCGATGCTCGCAGCAACAGTTCTTTTCTAAAAACAGATGCAAGATTTTACATAAACAAGAAATTTACTGACTAACACAGTTTTCCAGTATTATGTCCCTTTTTGCCATGCTTGTTCGTGATTAGAGTAAAATAAAAGAACCTGATTGATACACGTCTCCATTTGTTTTTCCAACACATGTTTGCACAAGTTCTATTACACATAACTGGGGCCCTGTTTCAGTGTTGTTTCAATGCAGAGCTCAATTTACAAACTTAAACGGACTAGCTTGCAGAATCACCAGAATATACCTGGGAGACTAGCAAGTAAGAAGTAATGGCAATCAACAGCAGGGAAATGAAAACATGCAAGTATGTGTGATCGCATAGCACAAGCCATCAAACTAGCATGTTTCAAGTAACACAAGCATTCTTAAACACTCGTCAGTACTTTACAGgcaaggtcatgttagaaagggtgAATGTTCACCTGGAACCACATCATCAGTCTCAATATAGAACAGCTGTGAACCGGTTCATATTCTAGTCAATTTAGTGTACATACGTTTTCTAGGAGGGCTACCATTTTACATGCTCTGTCCCCAAAAAGCCATTGGCATTTTCGGTCgaaggaaatccacaacttcgcagTATGAGTATTCATTTCATTGAGTTCCAGATGTTCAACAAAACTTTGATGCTAAAACTGCGAACAAACAGCCATATGTACCTCAAGCAATCACTTTTGCAAAGGCCCCAGCATCTTGGAATTAGTTGGGTGCACCATCAGGCTGTTGGGGATTGTCTACCACCACTTGACGCCGCTGACGCTCTCGCAAGTACAGGACAGTTACAAGGCAAGCAAAGAGAGTCAATATCGTTGCATTCCCTTCATCCATCAGGACATCCTCTACCCATTCCTCAACTACAGGATATATCTCCGGCAGCGAATCAATAAAGTGAACCTGAAATTAAGAAAGATTTAGCAACACTCTGGAAGGACCAAAACAATTGTGTTGACAACAAAGCATGGCTGTAATACTCGACATGACGAGACCATGATGATAATACAAATACAGCATGCAGAGTAAAAACCAAAAGCAACATTAATCATCAGATGACTATGACTAAGGATAAAATAAGCAGTGAACTAGCAATATTGCAGTGCTATACTTGAAATGAACTTTCAGGAATCAGCACTGAGAACTAGAGGTGGTAAAAAAAATTACAAGCTTAGAAGCACAAACTGAGCACTTTTAACAGTTTCTGAACtggtttgttgttgttgttgttgtaaagatGGTATTTCACAACTCAAAATAGCGCATGTTTGGGAGAGGCCAGGGTACATTACATatcagcatcaagtaagaactggcTAACTATCAACAGATGATGAGCACCAGAGACCCAGCAAGAAATGGGCTAGGAAAAAGTTACCAGATAATGCATATGCGTAAATGGGAACAAAAGTACCAAATAATGAAGCCAATTTGAAATACATATACAAGTGAACTATAaaaatacatgatttttcttgtatagggaaaaagagaaaataatgtCTTACCACAAAACTGCCAGCATAGTTCTTCCTTATCCAAAGACTAGTTAGGGCGAGCATGACAGGGAACTTAGCTGCTGAATCCACCTCGACAGCCTGATCATAATATCTTTTTGCCATGTGCAGATCAAGGGGAAGCCCATGACCATGCTCATGCATGTACCCAAGGTTAAACATGGCCTGTGCATTAGACTGTGATTGAGCATGCATATATGCTTCTGCTGCCCGCTCATAGTCCCTCCCTACACCCTGTAACACAGGACAGATCCAACATGTTATTTCAGCAATAATACTATAACAGTCTCCAGAGAGCGCTCAGTCCCCTAGTATTTCTGAAGTAGAGAAGCAAATTCAGAAGCAGAACTAAGACTCTGCAACTAACTTGAGAGTGCAACCCATTGTTAAAATACATTTTGTGACTTTTCGTGTTTGTGAATTTAGAAACCATGTTTTACTTGGTTATCCAAATAGTGACTTTGGTTAGTTTCCTCATAAAGCATGACAGAAGATTTATCTCAAAAAACGTTCCCTACAAATGCATAGCTTCAGAGACAGCACTTATATTGGATGCAAAAAGATGGTTTGTATTGGTGCCAAATAGATTCCATATTCTTTCAAATGTCCGAAGACAAAACTAAGAGGAAAACAAAAAATGAGGACCACACCTTCAACATAAGATATTAGAGTCCCTACAAAATATGGTACTTGATATAAATTTGTCAAATACTTTTAGCAGAAGCCAGTAATTAAGAGAAGACTTCAGGATGTGCTGTAGCAACTCAGAGGATCATTACACGTACCCGGCCATAGTAGTAGGCATCACCAATCAACAAAGCAGCATGTTCATTACCCTGCTCAGATGCTTGCCACCACAAAGCATGTGCACGGAGATGTCTTTCCGTATCTGTACACAAGCCAGACTCTCCCATGCAAATATGTTCGTCGCCATACCTATCAAGAATCCAGGCGGCATTGCTTTGGGCAACCTCGTACCCAAGATCCGCCATTCTAGAATACAAGAGCAATGATTTCCCTATGTCACCTTTTAAATAAGATTCCAGAGCCCATCTAGATAGTGAGCTCCAGGGGCCCCTCTCAGCAACAGACTTGTACAGAACAGTTGCCTGAAACAAGCAAGACTAATGTGTCAGTTATTTGACAATATCAGTTCAATCATCATTTCAAAACAATTAATATGTCTTTGTATCATTATAAACTAATATCATGGAAACAAATCAACAAAGTATATTATAGCATTATCTCTTCTGCAGTTCAACTTTTTTATCTACTATACAACAGGAACAAGAGCTTGATCAGCCAGAGCAGAGCATTTTCTCTTCAACCATGAAACTGGAAATATATCCTTCAGCATTGTGTATCATTTCTTTAGTTAATTACAAACATAAAGGTGACAAAGGGCAAATGCACTATAAATCTAAAGATGGTAGGCGCAGTTACATGCACACgtgacactttctttttcagacaGGCAACTGCAGCTGCTCCACAACATCTGCCATTGCACTGTACAGCTGCAGGCTTGCAAATATTCTAGCAGACAGCCATACCACTCAGCATACAGCGACACTTCCATAGAAATATTTTTTACAAGCCATATTGATTGCATCACATTTAGATTTAGAACACACTGCTACTAAAAGGGGAAGTGCAAACATGCTGCAAATCAGATATTCTGTATTGATAGAGAAATGAGTGAATACAATTATTATTTGCCATTTTCACTGGAGGCTGGCGGTTGAAATATTAACTAAGCagtattttcatgtttttttcttGTAGCCTTGAAAGTCGAGCCAATTAAGGAAGTTTCGCAAGATATATGATACATCAATATCAGATGCGGTTGATTCAGAATAGAACTGGAAATTAAAATTCAGGAATTGACTTCCACTACCAGCTTTCTAAAAGCACATTGAGGGGCAGAATATGTCTACTCCCGTGCTACGCTGATCTAATTACACATGAACCATGGGAGCATCCCATTGTTATACACTGATGCTGATCTGACCAAGGAATGCTCATAGAAGCATATAACAGACGATTTAATTAGACAATTAATGCAACAAGATAATTATCATTAGTTCATTACCATATGGAGGTTCCTCTTAAGACCAATGCCTTTTTGGAACAGCTTTGCCACTTGATAAATAGCTTTTGGTTGCCCGGCATTTACTGCACGAAGAAAATAATTGCATGCAGTCATCACATCTCTTTTTACACCAATACCCTTTAGATGCAACACACCAAGGTTATAATAACCCCCATGCTCCTTATTCTCAGCTGCAATTTCAAAATATTCCTTGGCCTAcaacaagaataagaagaataAACATATAAGATCCTCATTCCTCAAGCTTATGAGTACAGCGATTATTACAATATACAGAACTGTGTATCGTTGAAAACTAGCAACAAAGCAAAATATCCAATATTATAACTTCTGTTAATAGCCAAGTGGATCACAAACTAAATTTCCATAGGTCTTAGCATTTATAAACTGACTGTGCATAACCGAATAACATTTGTAGATGAATTCTTCGCCGTCAGCAATTAGTTGTGTCACAAGACCATTCTTTAATAATATCCGAGTGAACGTGGGTCTAGAGTTTACTGTAACTCTGTTCGAAAAGATTGCTGTCATAATTTACATCAATTTGAAAATTGATGTGCATGTGATACTAAATCATTGTTGTAACTTACTCGTATGTGCCTCCTAAGTTAGGCTAGCTAACACAACAGCTGTTAACCAGTGTCTCTAACCAATAACAAAAATAGCACAAGTTTAACTGTCTAGGTGTTATGACCTACTTAAAACATGCAGCTGTATTTCAATTTCTAATATTCCTTTtgtcccaaattaattgactcacttgtctagatatgcatatgcattgactcacttttgtctagatacatgcatatctagacaaaagtgaggtcaattaatttgggacggagggagtaggagtacataatactccctctgtttctaaCTATAACGTTTTGGTAGCTCAAATTGAGCTGACAAAGCTAGCAACAAAAAATGAGCTGACAAAACTTCGCATATTTAGGAACAGAGGTAGTAATAAGACTTACTTTGGTCAAGTTTTTCTGCTCCACTCCATAGCCTTTCACATAAAGATAACCAAGTCCATTGTAAGCTGAGTATTGTTGCTGATTTGCTGCAAGTACCAACCATTTGTATGCTTCGGTGTAGTTTCTTTCCACTCCAGCGCCTCTAGCATAGATTTCCCCCAGAAGCTCCATAGCACGTGTATCGCCTTTCTCCACGGCCTTAGAGAACCAATGATATGATTTGCTGTAATCGCGCCTGAGTCCTCGTAGGCCATAGTAATACAGAAGCCCTAACTTGTACATTGCAGCAGCATTGCCTCGTTGGGCCTGGTACTCTGTGATTTGAAAATCTTCATCATCCTCGCCACGGGACTTCCTCAAGGCCTCCTTGTTTTCTTCAGTTCCACTGTGTAGCCGGACTGGTTCAATCACTGGTGGCTCCTTGGAGATTAAGGAGCTTGTCAGAGCTGCCTCCGCAAGTTCAGCATATAATGTGACAGCCTCTTCGTACATCTGCAAAAAGCAAATCGATCAAGTTGACAAATAATACACGATCAGAAGAAATACAACTAGATTTCAGCAGCTTAATTCATGTCGTTTCAATCACCTAAAGCTGCAAGTTGAGTTTTGAAGTTGAGTTGGACTAGTAAATAATTAACAGGACTAGACCCACATTGGAGGTAAAATTTGAAATCGTGCTAAGAATTACATGTACCAACTAACAATACTATAGGCTACCACTTAATTTAACAGAGCTAGCCAACAAATAGTCTACGGAGACGAAAATTGGCATGGATTTTTCTGTTAAACCATGCGAGGCTGATCCTGCCATTTGCAAGCAAGCAAGCTAACCTAATAAAAAATCACTCAATCACGGGATCCCCACTAGAATGCGCAAATTGCACAAGTAAGCAAACAACTGAGCTGAATCACCTCACCTCCTGGCGGAAATAGGAGTATGCGAGCGCCATCTTAGACTGGAGATCTCCCGCGTCGGCGGCGAATTTGTGCAGCAGGAAGGCACGCGAGCGGGACACCGGGCGCGTCATGCCGGCCCCGGTGAGGAACGCCAGCGCCGACTGCGCGCCGGGGTGTccccccgccgccgcggcctcgatcTGCGCGGCCGCGGTGGAGAACGCAGCCTCGTCCCCCGAAGAGGCCGCCGAGATCATCGCGCGGGTGCCCGCGACGAAGAGCGCATCGGACGGCGAGCCCGGCTCATCGTCCGACGGGGAGGAGCTGGTGGGGTCGAGGAGGGGCACCCAGGAGGACGGGGAGAGGAGCGGGTCGGTGGCGGGGGAGTCGTCGGCGAAGTCGTcccagtcgtcggcgtcgccgtcggcggAGGGCAGCGAGGGGTGCGCGCCCGAGGGGTCCTTGAGGAAGTCGTCGCCGGAGAGGACCAGCACGAAGGGacgtacggcggcggcgcgagggagtAGGGCGGCGAAGGTGACGACGGCGAgcaggaggagacggcggtggagcgcgcCGGCCATCATCGGAGAAGGCACCAGACGAGATCCCCGGTGCTACAACAGTGAGTTGGGAATTTAGGGGATGGTGACCAATAGACTGACAGGTGGGGTTGTCCAGCTACGGCGCGTCACGTTTTTGGCGGTGACGTGGAAGTTGAGGCCATGGTTTGACGTGTACCGCGCGACGTGATTGGCTGGGGGTTTCGTTTGCAACGCTGTATCGCTTACTTATCTTTTCCTTT contains:
- the LOC124701949 gene encoding ERAD-associated E3 ubiquitin-protein ligase component HRD3, yielding MMAGALHRRLLLLAVVTFAALLPRAAAVRPFVLVLSGDDFLKDPSGAHPSLPSADGDADDWDDFADDSPATDPLLSPSSWVPLLDPTSSSPSDDEPGSPSDALFVAGTRAMISAASSGDEAAFSTAAAQIEAAAAGGHPGAQSALAFLTGAGMTRPVSRSRAFLLHKFAADAGDLQSKMALAYSYFRQEMYEEAVTLYAELAEAALTSSLISKEPPVIEPVRLHSGTEENKEALRKSRGEDDEDFQITEYQAQRGNAAAMYKLGLLYYYGLRGLRRDYSKSYHWFSKAVEKGDTRAMELLGEIYARGAGVERNYTEAYKWLVLAANQQQYSAYNGLGYLYVKGYGVEQKNLTKAKEYFEIAAENKEHGGYYNLGVLHLKGIGVKRDVMTACNYFLRAVNAGQPKAIYQVAKLFQKGIGLKRNLHMATVLYKSVAERGPWSSLSRWALESYLKGDIGKSLLLYSRMADLGYEVAQSNAAWILDRYGDEHICMGESGLCTDTERHLRAHALWWQASEQGNEHAALLIGDAYYYGRGVGRDYERAAEAYMHAQSQSNAQAMFNLGYMHEHGHGLPLDLHMAKRYYDQAVEVDSAAKFPVMLALTSLWIRKNYAGSFVVHFIDSLPEIYPVVEEWVEDVLMDEGNATILTLFACLVTVLYLRERQRRQVVVDNPQQPDGAPN
- the LOC124699354 gene encoding leucoanthocyanidin reductase-like, giving the protein MAPCQGHDEAPRSGPALVVGATGYIGRFVAEACLDSGRRTFILVRPGNVSPARAASVDALRHKGAVIVEGRVGGKDGRKFVETVLRAHGIEVVISVMGGANILDQLGLIKAIQAAGTVKRFLPSEFGHDVDRARPVGAGLAFYEEKRRVRRVAEAAGVPYTYICCNSIAGWPYFDNTHPSEVPPPLDRFQIYGDGTVRAFFVAGADIGKFTVKAAYDARSMNKVVHFRPACNLLSTNEMACLWESKIGRTLPRVTLSKEDLLAMAAEDIIPASIVASLTHDIFINGCQTNYGIDGLRDVEISSLYPDMPFRTIDECFDDYVRALDLEEEEATENKKSNPPMVEILAVHPMCA